The Gammaproteobacteria bacterium genome includes a region encoding these proteins:
- the tssM gene encoding type VI secretion system membrane subunit TssM — MKKIFNFFTQRWVVSLLGVIALSLIIWYIGPLIAIAGKIPLESEFSRLIMVVVVIALWAGHLAFRKIKSALAGKQLMAGISQAATKDAPDYGAEEVAQLKARFEEAIEVLKQSRRGKGRKATSLYDLPWYVIIGPPGSGKTTALANSGLEFPLADRFGDKALQGVGGTRNCDWWFSNDAVLLDTAGRYVTQDSQAEVDSAAWTGFLDLLKKYRRRRPINGVMVAISISDLMVQNEYERKLHVTAIKQRIHELYQHFGMRFPVYVLLTKCDLIAGFMEFFDDLGREEREQVWGMTFPLEEQADGSAVEHFAREFDGLLQRINERLVGRLSQERDNQRRTLIYGFPQQFSAVKETFDLFLKDIFRPSRFDEPVMLRGVYFTSGTQEGTPIDRVMGRLARSFGLNQQAIPSFGGQNRAYFITDFLKKVMIPEAQIAGTNQRLERHRVWLQDGAYAIAAGLTALCVVAWVVSYSQNQAYIEDVAVQVAEAQASVEALDASHRDPVLVLPTLNTVRAMTTGLDVNDGGEPWSMGFGLYQGERLGVKARAAYQRLLNTTFLPRLILRLEAQLKSATDNPDYLFEGLKVYLMLREQSQFDAETIAAWISLDWDQNQPRDFTEVHMQQMNDHLQTLLAAGSPVLPLALDEKLIADTREILRQVPLAERTYGRLKRANLGRSGIAPFRLTEAGGVDTPVMLSRRSGQPLNAGIDGFFTYAGFHELFLPQSETLSTEIAAERWVIGEEDGLMKDAQAQTLLNEEVHRLYQKEYIDRWEALLADVKLAPVTNINRGVEILNVMSGPNSPLRQILLAVSKETRLTRTFANDSGLIDEAAGRIDSLKKRLTRVIGLDEIPNVFDEVNESPGQLVEDHFARLNSLVMPREDGTMPIDETLMGLNELYIYLDSIASAADRGQAAMNAVKGNDALSNIVQKLKIKAKRQPELVGRLMMTAASSSKNLTVGGVRSYLNTMWQSNPLSFCRRAINDRYPVSRDASREITLNDFGQFFGPAGVMESFYNDYLAEFVDTSKVPWQWRSVSGIDAGVLEQFRRADVIRQTFFQGAGQVPSVRFELKPINMDQDITRFLLDLDGQKVTYSHGPVRLTPLQWPGSGGSNQVQLQLLPVLNNGLSSSARELGAWAWFRVLDNANIQPTSRPERYRVTFELGGRKARYELHASSTYNPFRLKELSKFRCPERL, encoded by the coding sequence ATGAAAAAAATATTTAATTTTTTCACGCAACGCTGGGTGGTTTCGCTATTGGGGGTTATTGCACTCTCCTTGATCATTTGGTACATCGGACCACTGATTGCAATTGCTGGAAAAATACCGCTTGAGAGTGAGTTTTCTCGTCTGATTATGGTTGTCGTGGTGATTGCTTTATGGGCGGGTCACTTGGCATTTAGAAAAATTAAATCTGCTTTAGCAGGTAAACAGTTGATGGCAGGCATCAGTCAGGCGGCCACCAAGGACGCGCCTGATTATGGTGCAGAAGAAGTTGCCCAGCTTAAAGCACGTTTTGAGGAGGCTATTGAGGTACTCAAACAATCGCGGCGTGGCAAAGGCCGCAAGGCGACCAGTCTTTACGATCTGCCTTGGTATGTAATTATCGGCCCACCGGGCTCAGGAAAAACCACCGCTTTGGCAAACTCAGGGCTGGAATTCCCTTTGGCGGATCGCTTTGGTGATAAAGCTCTGCAAGGGGTTGGTGGCACACGCAATTGTGATTGGTGGTTTAGCAACGACGCGGTGCTGCTTGATACTGCGGGGCGTTATGTGACTCAAGACAGTCAAGCTGAAGTGGATAGTGCGGCTTGGACAGGGTTTTTAGATTTACTTAAAAAATACCGCCGTCGTCGCCCCATCAATGGCGTCATGGTTGCCATTAGCATTTCAGATTTAATGGTTCAGAATGAGTACGAGCGAAAACTTCATGTCACGGCGATAAAGCAACGAATTCACGAACTTTACCAGCACTTTGGTATGCGTTTTCCTGTTTACGTGCTGTTAACAAAGTGCGACTTGATCGCAGGCTTCATGGAATTTTTTGATGATCTGGGGCGGGAAGAGAGAGAGCAAGTCTGGGGGATGACTTTTCCATTAGAGGAGCAGGCTGATGGCTCTGCCGTGGAGCATTTTGCGCGTGAGTTTGATGGCCTTCTGCAACGCATTAATGAACGCCTGGTTGGGCGTTTAAGTCAGGAGCGTGATAATCAGCGTCGAACCTTGATTTATGGTTTTCCTCAACAATTTTCCGCCGTCAAAGAGACCTTTGATCTATTTCTAAAAGATATCTTTCGCCCCAGCCGTTTTGATGAACCAGTGATGCTGAGAGGTGTTTATTTCACCAGTGGAACGCAAGAGGGCACACCAATTGATCGCGTCATGGGTCGTTTGGCTCGTAGCTTTGGTTTAAATCAACAAGCGATTCCTTCCTTTGGTGGCCAAAATCGTGCCTATTTCATCACCGACTTTTTGAAGAAAGTAATGATTCCCGAGGCACAAATTGCGGGCACCAATCAGCGGCTAGAGCGTCATCGCGTCTGGCTGCAAGATGGAGCCTATGCCATAGCCGCAGGGCTAACTGCCTTGTGTGTTGTGGCTTGGGTGGTGAGTTACAGTCAAAACCAGGCCTATATTGAAGACGTGGCGGTTCAGGTAGCCGAGGCTCAGGCGAGTGTAGAAGCATTGGATGCCTCTCATCGTGATCCTGTGTTGGTTCTGCCGACGTTAAACACTGTGCGAGCCATGACGACGGGTCTGGATGTTAACGATGGTGGTGAGCCTTGGTCCATGGGCTTTGGGCTTTATCAAGGTGAGCGTTTAGGGGTCAAAGCGCGAGCCGCTTATCAGCGCTTGCTGAATACGACCTTCTTGCCTCGCCTAATTTTGCGCCTTGAAGCACAACTGAAATCGGCTACAGATAACCCGGACTATCTATTTGAGGGGCTTAAAGTTTATCTTATGCTGAGAGAGCAATCTCAATTTGATGCTGAAACGATTGCCGCATGGATTTCACTGGATTGGGATCAAAACCAACCGCGAGATTTCACTGAAGTGCACATGCAGCAGATGAACGACCATCTACAAACACTGCTTGCTGCAGGCTCTCCAGTATTGCCCCTCGCTTTGGATGAAAAATTAATCGCTGATACTCGTGAAATACTGAGGCAAGTTCCGTTGGCTGAACGCACTTATGGGCGTTTAAAACGGGCTAATCTGGGGCGTAGTGGCATTGCGCCATTTCGACTGACAGAAGCGGGTGGGGTTGATACTCCTGTGATGCTTTCTCGTCGCAGTGGTCAACCCCTCAATGCGGGGATTGATGGCTTTTTTACTTATGCCGGTTTTCATGAGCTTTTTCTTCCGCAGAGTGAAACATTAAGCACCGAAATAGCCGCAGAACGCTGGGTTATTGGCGAAGAAGATGGTTTGATGAAAGATGCTCAGGCACAAACGCTGTTAAACGAAGAGGTGCATCGGCTTTATCAAAAAGAGTATATCGACCGCTGGGAAGCACTGCTGGCTGATGTGAAACTGGCTCCAGTGACTAACATCAATCGAGGGGTTGAGATTCTTAACGTGATGTCCGGGCCGAACTCTCCATTGCGCCAGATCTTGCTTGCTGTATCAAAAGAGACAAGGTTGACGCGTACTTTTGCCAACGACTCGGGTTTGATAGACGAAGCGGCTGGCCGTATTGATTCGCTGAAAAAACGCCTGACCCGTGTGATTGGCTTAGATGAAATACCTAATGTTTTTGACGAGGTGAATGAAAGCCCTGGTCAGTTGGTAGAGGATCACTTTGCCAGGTTAAACAGTCTGGTGATGCCGCGTGAAGATGGCACTATGCCCATTGATGAAACCTTGATGGGGCTGAATGAGCTATATATTTATCTCGACTCCATTGCCAGCGCGGCTGATCGTGGTCAAGCTGCCATGAATGCGGTCAAGGGTAACGATGCTTTAAGCAATATTGTGCAAAAATTGAAAATTAAAGCTAAGCGTCAGCCTGAACTGGTTGGCCGTTTGATGATGACTGCCGCAAGCAGCAGCAAGAATTTGACTGTCGGTGGCGTGCGCTCATACCTCAATACTATGTGGCAATCAAACCCTCTCTCTTTTTGTCGACGCGCAATTAATGATCGCTACCCTGTCAGTCGTGATGCCTCGCGGGAAATTACCCTGAATGATTTCGGCCAATTTTTTGGTCCTGCTGGGGTGATGGAGAGTTTTTATAACGATTACCTAGCTGAGTTTGTGGATACTTCCAAGGTGCCTTGGCAATGGCGAAGTGTGAGTGGTATTGATGCCGGAGTGTTAGAGCAATTCAGGCGAGCCGATGTGATACGCCAGACTTTTTTCCAGGGCGCAGGGCAAGTGCCCAGTGTTCGCTTTGAACTTAAACCCATCAACATGGATCAAGATATTACCCGGTTTTTACTGGATTTAGATGGCCAGAAGGTGACCTATAGCCACGGCCCAGTGCGATTAACGCCGCTGCAATGGCCAGGCTCAGGGGGGAGCAATCAAGTGCAGCTTCAGTTGTTACCTGTACTTAATAATGGCCTCTCTTCAAGTGCACGGGAGTTAGGGGCTTGGGCATGGTTTCGGGTACTTGATAACGCTAACATTCAACCAACATCACGGCCTGAACGTTATCGTGTGACCTTTGAGCTTGGTGGGCGTAAAGCACGTTATGAGCTTCACGCCAGCAGTACCTACAACCCGTTTCGTTTAAAAGAATTATCGAAGTTCCGTTGCCCTGAACGGCTATAA
- the tssJ gene encoding type VI secretion system lipoprotein TssJ, with product MTDRWHYFILTVIVLMVLIMSSCASNTPKQRTFTGHLIVAPNANPDHQGRPSPIIVKIYQLKEVSAFQESDFFSLFDEGRAILSGDLISVEERELQPGISYDYTADVDPATTYIAMIAAFRDIEKARWRVVVKLPEKDFFDFIKNRILQVNVSDLSVSAAFIER from the coding sequence ATGACTGATAGATGGCACTATTTTATACTAACGGTCATTGTTTTAATGGTCTTGATTATGTCCAGTTGTGCGAGCAATACGCCTAAGCAGCGAACATTTACCGGTCATTTAATTGTTGCCCCCAATGCCAATCCAGACCATCAGGGGCGACCTTCCCCGATCATCGTTAAAATATATCAATTGAAAGAAGTTAGTGCTTTTCAAGAGTCTGATTTTTTCTCCTTGTTTGATGAGGGGAGAGCGATTTTAAGCGGTGACTTAATCTCTGTTGAAGAGCGTGAATTGCAACCTGGTATAAGTTACGACTATACAGCTGATGTTGATCCAGCCACTACTTACATCGCTATGATTGCCGCATTTAGAGATATTGAAAAAGCGCGGTGGCGTGTGGTTGTCAAATTGCCTGAGAAGGATTTTTTCGATTTTATAAAAAACCGAATATTACAGGTTAATGTATCAGATCTGAGTGTTTCTGCTGCTTTTATTGAGCGATAA
- the tssB gene encoding type VI secretion system contractile sheath small subunit, protein MAKQSSQKFISRNRAPRVQIEYDVEVYGAEKKVQVPFVMGVMADLSGTPKEALEPVSDRKALEVDMDNFDGRLKSMNPRVAFSVPNTLTGEGNIDVDISFESMDDFSPAAIARKVDSLSKLMDARSQLSNLVTYMDGKSGAEELVAQAINDPELMKALVSAAKPADDESETKEVS, encoded by the coding sequence ATGGCAAAACAAAGTAGTCAGAAATTTATTTCACGCAATAGGGCACCACGAGTGCAAATTGAATATGACGTTGAAGTTTATGGTGCTGAAAAAAAGGTTCAAGTCCCCTTTGTAATGGGGGTGATGGCTGATTTATCGGGCACTCCAAAAGAGGCGCTTGAGCCGGTTTCTGACCGTAAAGCACTTGAGGTTGATATGGATAATTTCGATGGTCGGCTCAAGTCGATGAACCCCCGTGTTGCTTTCTCTGTGCCTAATACTTTAACGGGGGAGGGAAACATTGATGTGGATATCTCTTTTGAAAGTATGGATGATTTTTCACCCGCTGCTATCGCGAGAAAGGTTGATTCACTGAGTAAACTGATGGATGCGCGTTCACAGCTTTCTAATTTAGTGACCTATATGGATGGGAAATCAGGCGCGGAGGAACTGGTTGCACAGGCGATCAATGATCCCGAATTGATGAAAGCACTGGTTTCTGCGGCCAAGCCAGCAGATGATGAATCAGAAACTAAAGAGGTGTCATAA
- the tagF gene encoding type VI secretion system-associated protein TagF, translating into MQRQIRILDSQQTERLFQSGYHGKIPGRGDFVYNGLPRDFIEPWDAWLQGAISNSRNRLMDQWLQTYLTSPIWRYYLAPGLCGKHAWAGVVMPSVDKVGRYFPFTVACSLPADFNPFDLMAEQGKWFVEVEELMLALLDENQPSLAGFDQKIELLNQHFDEQFYMDKNLSGVGSGPLWRLPLSAIDEAAMSCSELSKQMLSVRFSTYSLWWSDGSEQVTPSLLVSAGLPAGESFTAMIDGQWAATAWESWPSPSHKPEVNIDKYLSTDLSVDQLISQLLVADEVGKKLTPLSWKSNAMTHVGRVRNANEDACLELPVRGMWVVADGMGGHAAGELASNMVVDDLSRIESSGTLGEFVDDVKTCLDSVNQKLMEKAHEKAVSVIGCTVVVLVMIGRRAAFLWAGDSRIYLSREGELQQLTQDHSYDPVERLGCGGDVNVSNIVTRAVGAGSELDLEVGYVDLKAGDCFLLCSDGLNKEVTDIEIAESMCGKNVLAATHQLIDLSLERGARDNVTVVTVQISATDENRKV; encoded by the coding sequence ATGCAAAGGCAGATAAGAATATTGGACAGTCAGCAAACAGAGCGTTTATTTCAAAGCGGTTATCATGGCAAAATTCCTGGTCGGGGTGATTTTGTCTACAACGGTTTGCCACGTGATTTTATTGAACCGTGGGATGCTTGGTTGCAAGGCGCTATTTCCAATAGTCGCAATCGTTTGATGGATCAATGGCTGCAGACCTATCTGACTAGTCCAATTTGGCGTTATTACCTCGCCCCAGGGCTTTGCGGAAAACATGCTTGGGCCGGAGTGGTGATGCCCAGTGTGGACAAGGTGGGGCGTTACTTTCCGTTCACCGTGGCGTGCTCATTGCCTGCTGACTTTAATCCCTTTGATCTCATGGCGGAGCAGGGCAAGTGGTTTGTTGAGGTCGAGGAGCTTATGCTGGCTTTGCTGGATGAGAACCAGCCGAGCCTTGCTGGGTTCGATCAAAAAATTGAACTGCTAAATCAACATTTTGACGAGCAGTTTTATATGGATAAAAATTTGTCGGGGGTCGGGTCGGGGCCACTTTGGCGGCTGCCTTTAAGTGCTATTGATGAGGCGGCTATGAGTTGTTCTGAGTTATCAAAACAGATGTTATCCGTACGTTTTAGCACCTACAGCCTTTGGTGGAGTGATGGCTCGGAACAAGTAACACCAAGCTTGTTAGTCTCTGCCGGTTTGCCGGCTGGCGAGAGCTTCACTGCAATGATTGATGGTCAATGGGCCGCGACTGCTTGGGAGTCGTGGCCATCTCCGAGCCACAAACCTGAGGTGAATATTGACAAATATTTGAGCACTGATTTATCGGTTGATCAATTAATTAGTCAATTATTGGTGGCTGATGAGGTGGGGAAAAAGCTGACGCCATTATCCTGGAAGTCCAATGCCATGACTCATGTGGGGCGGGTGCGTAACGCCAATGAAGATGCCTGCCTTGAGCTTCCGGTACGAGGCATGTGGGTGGTTGCCGATGGCATGGGCGGACATGCCGCAGGTGAGCTGGCCAGTAATATGGTGGTTGATGATTTAAGTCGTATTGAAAGCTCAGGAACACTCGGTGAATTTGTTGATGATGTGAAAACTTGCTTGGACTCGGTGAATCAAAAATTAATGGAAAAAGCGCATGAAAAAGCCGTGTCCGTGATTGGTTGTACGGTTGTTGTCTTGGTCATGATAGGCCGGCGAGCAGCCTTTTTATGGGCGGGAGACAGTCGCATTTATCTGAGCCGCGAGGGTGAATTACAGCAATTAACACAGGATCATAGTTATGACCCTGTGGAGCGACTTGGCTGTGGTGGTGATGTAAACGTTTCAAATATCGTCACACGAGCCGTAGGGGCGGGTAGTGAACTTGATTTAGAGGTGGGCTACGTTGACTTAAAAGCAGGAGATTGCTTTCTACTTTGCAGTGATGGGCTGAATAAGGAAGTGACTGATATTGAAATAGCCGAGTCAATGTGCGGTAAAAATGTTTTAGCCGCCACACATCAGTTGATTGATCTCTCGTTAGAGCGCGGTGCGCGAGATAATGTGACGGTCGTCACGGTTCAAATTTCTGCGACAGATGAGAATAGAAAGGTGTGA
- the tssK gene encoding type VI secretion system baseplate subunit TssK has protein sequence MPWNNKVIWSEGMFIRPQHFQQQIRYIENFVEGRCSAFGAYGWGFSVLNIDQKLLSLGKFSMSEAKGVFPDGTPFNIPEEDLSPAPLDVPEDIRNTIVYLSLPLKRQGVLDADVAGTHVGLVRNRLCDDNTFDATLAENGAADIQVGQLGLSYLLDGEVMSDHTTVAIAKIVERKAGGNVVLDSTFIPPVVSCQAVSVLTSFLDELSGLLKHRVEALASRVSLSGRGGAAEISDYLFLQVVNRYSPVFAHSASMSTLHPESLYRDMIALAGELATFTRADRQAANFPVYKHHNLEATFTPVMDDVRQALTTVLEQTAVSIPLKEKRYGIRVGNIGDKTLFERASFVLAISADMANETLRSDFPSRVKIGSVEQISELVNVQLQGIKVNPLPIAPRQIPYHAGSIYFELEKGCEYWDKLKLSGAIALHLSGEFPGITMEFWVIKGGMKR, from the coding sequence ATGCCGTGGAACAATAAAGTTATCTGGTCAGAGGGGATGTTTATCCGACCACAGCACTTTCAACAACAAATTCGGTATATAGAAAACTTTGTTGAGGGGCGTTGCTCGGCTTTTGGTGCTTATGGCTGGGGGTTTTCTGTGCTTAATATTGATCAAAAATTATTAAGCCTTGGTAAGTTTTCAATGTCCGAGGCGAAGGGGGTTTTCCCTGATGGTACACCGTTTAATATTCCTGAAGAAGATCTCTCTCCCGCCCCGTTAGATGTGCCTGAGGATATCCGCAATACGATTGTTTATCTCTCACTTCCTCTTAAACGTCAAGGCGTGCTGGATGCTGATGTAGCAGGCACGCATGTGGGGTTAGTTCGAAACCGATTATGTGATGACAACACCTTTGATGCCACCCTGGCAGAAAATGGCGCGGCAGATATTCAGGTGGGTCAGTTAGGGCTGAGTTATCTGTTAGATGGTGAAGTGATGAGCGACCACACCACGGTTGCCATTGCAAAAATTGTTGAGCGCAAGGCGGGTGGTAACGTTGTATTAGACAGTACGTTTATTCCGCCTGTTGTGAGTTGTCAGGCAGTTTCTGTATTGACAAGTTTTCTTGATGAGTTGTCGGGCTTGTTAAAACACCGAGTTGAAGCTTTGGCAAGCCGGGTGTCACTGTCGGGGCGTGGTGGAGCGGCGGAAATTTCTGATTATCTTTTTCTGCAGGTGGTTAATCGTTACAGTCCGGTTTTTGCTCATTCGGCAAGTATGAGCACACTGCACCCCGAGTCGCTTTACCGCGACATGATTGCTCTGGCAGGTGAACTGGCAACCTTTACGCGCGCCGATCGTCAAGCAGCTAATTTCCCGGTTTATAAACATCACAATCTAGAAGCAACATTTACCCCAGTGATGGACGATGTGCGCCAAGCTTTAACCACCGTACTTGAGCAAACAGCCGTCTCTATTCCATTGAAAGAAAAACGTTATGGCATTCGTGTTGGCAATATTGGCGATAAAACACTGTTCGAACGCGCAAGCTTTGTGCTTGCTATCAGTGCGGATATGGCCAACGAAACACTGCGTAGTGACTTTCCCAGTCGAGTCAAAATTGGCTCGGTTGAGCAGATCAGTGAACTTGTTAATGTTCAACTGCAGGGCATCAAGGTCAACCCACTTCCCATTGCGCCTCGTCAGATCCCTTACCATGCTGGCTCAATCTATTTCGAGCTGGAAAAGGGATGTGAGTATTGGGATAAATTAAAACTTAGTGGTGCCATCGCCTTGCATCTCAGTGGTGAGTTCCCCGGCATTACCATGGAATTTTGGGTCATAAAAGGGGGGATGAAACGGTGA
- the icmH gene encoding type IVB secretion system protein IcmH/DotU yields the protein MTTDDPFSAQNNEGRTVVRPRPGGSRRQAASASPRQPSPPNSSALEYNQVASNAVSAYGLNPLVAAANVLLLTTGQLRNTTSHPDPDMLHNLVAREITNFESSARNKGETPEVIFTARYLLCTFIDEIVLSTPWGSQSAWSQQTLLSKFHNEVGGGEKFFKILDKLLQEPARNLALLELIYVCLALGFKGKYRVQAGGVGHVEDIQHQLMNTLRQQRGDTERELSPHWRGVEDKRNPLARHVPLWVVSAVAVTVLLLLWFAFSMRLSAHSDPVMEELQLLGRSVPAIVERAETVPKRAPNFSVARALAMEIKQRLVYVDESATSVSIVVRGEDLFAPARATLTEQRIPLIQKIALVLERLPGPVLVTGHTDNDPIGGSLRLKFPSNWDLSQKRAEAVATLLKMNISEPQRVIAEGLADTQPLVANSSSENKARNRRVEITLQFLGDGSEGLMR from the coding sequence GTGACGACTGATGACCCCTTTTCTGCTCAAAACAACGAAGGCAGAACCGTTGTTCGTCCGCGCCCTGGTGGTAGCCGTCGGCAGGCGGCCTCTGCCTCTCCGCGTCAGCCATCACCTCCGAACTCATCTGCCCTTGAATACAATCAAGTTGCATCCAATGCCGTCAGTGCTTATGGGCTTAATCCGCTGGTGGCGGCTGCTAACGTATTGTTATTAACCACAGGCCAGTTGCGAAATACTACCAGTCATCCTGATCCCGATATGTTGCACAATCTGGTTGCGCGTGAGATAACTAATTTTGAGAGCAGTGCACGCAACAAAGGTGAAACACCAGAGGTTATTTTTACTGCCCGTTATTTGCTGTGTACTTTTATAGATGAAATTGTTTTAAGTACACCGTGGGGAAGCCAGAGCGCCTGGAGTCAGCAGACCTTGCTAAGCAAGTTCCACAACGAAGTGGGTGGCGGTGAAAAATTTTTTAAAATTCTGGATAAATTACTGCAAGAGCCAGCTCGTAATCTAGCGCTACTGGAACTGATCTACGTCTGTTTAGCTCTGGGCTTTAAAGGGAAATATCGAGTGCAAGCTGGTGGTGTTGGCCACGTCGAAGATATACAGCACCAACTGATGAACACCTTGCGCCAGCAACGTGGTGATACTGAACGTGAGCTGTCACCTCATTGGCGAGGCGTTGAAGATAAACGCAACCCCTTGGCTCGTCACGTACCTTTGTGGGTGGTGAGTGCTGTTGCCGTAACGGTATTATTGCTGCTTTGGTTTGCTTTTAGTATGCGCCTAAGTGCCCACTCTGATCCAGTGATGGAAGAGCTGCAACTACTGGGTCGTAGTGTGCCAGCCATTGTTGAACGTGCGGAAACGGTACCAAAAAGAGCACCGAATTTTTCCGTTGCACGGGCGTTGGCGATGGAGATAAAGCAGCGCTTAGTTTATGTTGATGAGTCCGCGACAAGCGTCTCCATCGTGGTGCGTGGCGAGGATTTATTTGCCCCCGCTCGAGCGACTCTAACGGAGCAGCGTATACCTTTGATTCAAAAGATCGCTTTGGTTTTGGAACGTTTACCGGGTCCGGTTTTAGTCACAGGTCATACCGATAACGATCCAATTGGCGGCAGTTTGCGTTTAAAATTTCCCAGCAACTGGGATTTATCACAAAAGCGCGCTGAGGCGGTGGCGACGTTATTAAAAATGAATATCAGCGAACCACAACGAGTGATTGCCGAAGGCCTTGCGGATACACAACCTCTGGTGGCTAATAGCAGCTCTGAAAACAAGGCGCGCAATCGACGGGTCGAGATTACCTTGCAGTTCTTGGGTGACGGGTCAGAGGGGTTGATGCGATGA
- the tssA gene encoding type VI secretion system protein TssA: MSPINIEKLLEKISEEAPCGESLEYDPALQALESAATAKSAQEFGDTVVPAEEPNWGKVKMLAIEILLRTKDLHIVTTHLARALVYTDGFTGCTQALSLVRGYIEQYWSTVHPQLDPDDNLDPISRINAINALSDPQTIIQSLRRSPLVAAQGIGVFSLRDMDIASGKITLPKGEEGTPPTQALIDGALIDSSRDELQKTAAAINESLESVKQIKTLLMALVGMEIAPQLKELSTELTYAQSVIEKELSRRGFTEESMIEPGAEANDVGMVQTNTKTRLAGEVNSRTDVAQMLDKICAYYSRQEPSSPVPLLLQRTKRLVSMDFMEIVKDLASDGVQQVEKVMGVDEKKK; encoded by the coding sequence ATGTCACCAATTAATATTGAAAAATTATTAGAAAAAATATCCGAAGAAGCGCCGTGTGGTGAGTCTCTTGAATACGACCCTGCCTTACAGGCGCTTGAGAGTGCTGCGACGGCTAAATCCGCACAAGAATTTGGTGACACCGTTGTGCCAGCCGAAGAGCCCAACTGGGGCAAAGTCAAAATGCTTGCAATAGAAATTTTATTGCGAACAAAGGATTTGCACATTGTTACCACTCATCTTGCACGTGCGCTTGTTTATACGGATGGTTTTACAGGATGTACTCAGGCTTTGTCACTGGTTCGCGGTTATATCGAACAATATTGGAGTACGGTGCACCCACAGCTCGACCCTGATGATAATCTTGATCCCATTAGTCGCATTAATGCGATTAATGCATTGAGTGACCCACAAACGATTATCCAGTCATTGAGACGTTCGCCTCTCGTGGCGGCTCAAGGCATTGGGGTTTTTAGTCTTCGTGATATGGACATTGCATCAGGAAAAATTACTTTGCCGAAAGGTGAGGAGGGCACACCGCCAACACAGGCGCTTATTGATGGTGCGCTCATAGACAGCTCCCGGGATGAGCTGCAAAAAACTGCAGCGGCGATTAATGAAAGTTTGGAGTCTGTCAAACAAATTAAAACCTTGTTGATGGCTTTGGTCGGAATGGAGATCGCGCCACAGTTGAAAGAATTATCCACTGAGTTAACATATGCACAGTCCGTGATAGAAAAAGAGTTGTCACGACGAGGGTTTACTGAAGAGAGTATGATTGAGCCGGGTGCAGAAGCGAATGATGTTGGTATGGTACAAACAAATACAAAAACACGCTTGGCTGGCGAAGTTAATAGTCGCACTGATGTAGCACAAATGCTGGATAAAATTTGTGCTTACTACAGTCGTCAGGAACCCTCAAGCCCAGTGCCCTTGTTGCTGCAACGAACGAAGCGTTTAGTGTCAATGGATTTTATGGAAATTGTTAAAGACCTTGCCTCTGATGGAGTGCAACAAGTGGAGAAAGTTATGGGTGTTGATGAGAAAAAAAAATAA